In one Oryza glaberrima chromosome 2, OglaRS2, whole genome shotgun sequence genomic region, the following are encoded:
- the LOC127761436 gene encoding pentatricopeptide repeat-containing protein At3g04130, mitochondrial: protein MRLMSVGCRHGAARALQPIPLCRLSISSCTQSSRDVSNVNLTVEEEEAARLIKNSLSKARKWSVQDLIQCLGADCSGIRLTGNIVDTLLFKFGDDWKSALGFFQWAQSRDDYRHTAYACNRMVDLLGKMRQIDQMWELLSDMHGRGLVTVETVAKSIRRLAGARRWKDVVLLFDKLEDMGLERNTETMNVLLDVLCKERKIEVAREVFAVLSPHIPPDAYTFNIFVHGWCSIRRIDEAMWTIEEMKRRGFPPSVITYTTVLEAYCKQRNFRRVYEVLDSMGSQGCHPNVITYTMIMTSLAKCERFEEALSVSHRMKSSGCKPDTLFYNSLINLLGKSGHLFEASQVFRVEMPMNGVSHNLATYNTMISIFCYYGRDDDALNVLKEMEAQSCKPDIQSYRPLLRLFLSRRGQADTVRHLLSELTSKHNLGLDLDTYTLLIHGLCRVGDTEWAYQLFDEMVSSEIAPRSKTCVMLLDEAQRTNMETYVERIGNYMSSFGISV from the coding sequence ATGCGTCTTATGAGTGTCGGATGCCGCCATGGCGCTGCGAGGGCGCTGCAACCAATTCCACTCTGCAGATTGTCTATCTCATCATGTACGCAATCTAGCCGAGATGTCAGCAATGTTAACCTCacggtggaggaagaagaggcggcgAGGCTGATCAAGAATTCGCTCTCAAAGGCACGCAAGTGGAGTGTACAGGACTTGATTCAGTGCCTTGGAGCCGATTGTTCGGGAATCCGGCTTACCGGAAACATTGTGGACACCTTGCTGTTCAAGTTTGGGGATGACTGGAAATCGGCATTGGGCTTCTTTCAGTGGGCGCAGTCGAGGGATGATTACAGGCACACGGCTTATGCCTGCAATCGGATGGTTGACCTGCTTGGGAAGATGAGGCAGATTGACCAAATGTGGGAGCTGTTGTCTGACATGCACGGCAGAGGGTTGGTCACGGTTGAGACGGTTGCAAAGAGCATCAGGAGGCTGGCGGGTGCGAGAAGATGGAAGGATGTTGTTTTGCTGTTTGATAAACTGGAGGATATGGGGTTGGAGAGGAACACAGAGACGATGAATGTTCTTCTTGATGTGCTCTGCAAAGAGAGAAAGATTGAAGTGGCACGTGAGGTTTTTGCGGTGCTTAGTCCGCACATTCCGCCTGATGCATACACGTTTAACATTTTTGTCCATGGGTGGTGCAGTATCCGTAGGATCGATGAGGCAATGTGGACAATTGAAGAGATGAAAAGACGCGGATTTCCACCTTCAGTCATCACATACACCACTGTTCTTGAAGCTTATTGTAAGCAGCGCAACTTTAGGAGGGTCTATGAAGTTCTTGATTCAATGGGTTCTCAGGGCTGTCATCCAAATGTTATCACTTACACCATGATCATGACATCGTTAGCAAAGTGCGAAAGGTTTGAAGAAGCCTTGAGTGTGTCTCATAGAATGAAGTCATCTGGTTGTAAGCCTGATACACTATTCTACAACTCCTTGATCAACCTTCTTGGTAAATCAGGCCATTTGTTCGAGGCTTCCCAAGTATTTCGAGTGGAAATGCCAATGAATGGTGTGTCCCATAATCTGGCTACCTATAACACCATGATTTCAATCTTTTGCTACTACGGTCGAGATGATGATGCTCTCAATGTGCTGAAAGAAATGGAAGCACAATCTTGTAAGCCTGACATTCAGTCATATCGGCCGCTTCTTAGACTTTTTTTAAGCAGAAGAGGCCAAGCTGATACCGTCCGGCACTTGTTGAGTGAACTTACCAGCAAACATAATCTAGGTTTAGATCTTGATACATACACCCTTCTGATACATGGTCTTTGTAGAGTCGGTGATACCGAGTGGGCGTATCAACTGTTTGATGAGATGGTTAGTAGTGAAATAGCACCTAGGAGTAAAACATGTGTGATGCTTTTGGATGAAGCACAAAGGACAAACATGGAGACTTATGTTGAAAGAATCGGGAATTACATGAGTTCCTTTGGAATTTCTGTTTAA